Proteins encoded together in one Mastomys coucha isolate ucsf_1 unplaced genomic scaffold, UCSF_Mcou_1 pScaffold16, whole genome shotgun sequence window:
- the Fgb gene encoding fibrinogen beta chain isoform X2: MRQKWWLMRSDEREQATFTSAQDDSKARGAQDDLKARGHRPVDRRKEEPPSLRPAPPPISGGGYRARPAKVAASQKKVERRPPDAGGCLHADSDMGVLCPTGCTLQQTLINQERPIKNNIAELNKNIQSVSDTSSVTFQYLTLLKDMWKKKQAQVKDNENVINEYSSILEDQRLYIDETVNDNIPLNLRVLRSILEDLRSKIQKLESDISAQMEYCRTPCTVSCNIPVVSGKECEEIIRKGGETSEMYLIQPDTSIKPYRVYCDMKTENGGWTVIQNRQDGSVDFGRKWDPYKKGFGNIATNEDAKKYCGLPGEYWLGNDKISQLTRMGPTELLIEMEDWKGDKVKAHYGGFTVQNEASKYQISVNKYKGTAGNALMDGASQLVGENRTMTIHNGMFFSTYDRDNDGWVTADPRKQCSKEDGGGWWYNRCHAANPNGRYYWGGLYSWDMSKHGTDDGMVWMNWKGSWYSMRRISMKIRPFFPQQ, encoded by the exons ATGAGACAGAAATGGTGGCTTATGAGAAGTGACGAAAGAGAACAGGCCACATTTACT TCCGCACAGGATGACTCAAAAGCCCGTGGCGCACAGGATGACTTAAAAGCCCGTGGTCATCGACCCGTtgacaggagaaaggaagagccTCCTAGCCTaagacctgcccctcctcctaTCAGTGGAGGGGGCTATCGAGCCCGACCAGCCAAGGTTGCTGCCAGCCAGAAGAAAGTGGAACGAAGACCCCCTGATGCAGGAGGCTGCCTTCATGCTGACTCAGACATG GGAGTGTTGTGTCCTACAGGATGTACATTGCAACAAACTTTGATAAACCAGGAAAGGCCAATCAAGAACAATATTGCCGAGTTAAATAAGAACATACAGTCTGTTTCTGACACCTCCTCCGTCACCTTTCAATACCTGACTCTGCTAAAAGACATGtggaaaaagaagcaagcacaagtTAAAG ataatgaaaatgtcataaatgAGTATTCCTCCATTCTGGAAGACCAGAGATTATATATTGACGAGACTGTAAATGATAATATCCCCCTTAATCTCCGTGTGCTCCGCTCAATCCTGGAGGACCTGAGaagcaaaatacaaaaattgGAATCTGACATCTCAGCACAAATGGAATACTGCCGCACTCCATGCACCGTCAGCTGCAACATCCCAGTGGTGTCTGGGAAAG AGTGTGAGGAGATCATTAGGAAGGGAGGTGAGACATCCGAAATGTATCTCATCCAGCCTGACACCTCCATCAAGCCGTACAGAGTATACTGcgacatgaaaacagaaaacgGAG GATGGACAGTCATACAGAACCGTCAGGATGGCAGTGTAGACTTTGGAAGGAAATGGGATCCATACAAAAAAGGATTTGGAAATATTGCAACCAATGAAGACGCGAAGAAGTACTGTGGCTTGCCAG GTGAATATTGGCTTGGGAATGATAAGATTAGCCAGCTCACCAGGATGGGACCCACAGAACTTCTCATCGAGATGGAGGACTGGAAAGGAGACAAGGTGAAGGCGCATTATGGAGGCTTCACGGTGCAGAACGAGGCCAGCAAGTACCAAATCTCAGTGAACAAGTACAAAGGGACTGCTGGAAATGCCCTCATGGATGGGGCCTCTCAGCTGGTGGGGGAGAACAGAACCATGACCATCCACAATGGCATGTTCTTCAGCACGTACGACAGGGACAACGACGGCTG GGTAACTGCGGATCCAAGAAAGCAGTGCTCCAAAGAAGATGGTGGAGGATGGTGGTACAACAGATGCCACGCGGCCAATCCGAATGGCAGATACTACTGGGGTGGCCTTTACAGCTGGGACATGTCCAAGCATGGCACAGATGATGGCATGGTGTGGATGAACTGGAAGGGATCGTGGTACTCAATGAGGAGGATATCTATGAAGATCAGGCCCTTCTTCCCACAGCAATAG
- the Fgb gene encoding fibrinogen beta chain isoform X1, producing MRHLWLLLLCVFSVQTQVSSLEYDDPSAQDDSKARGAQDDLKARGHRPVDRRKEEPPSLRPAPPPISGGGYRARPAKVAASQKKVERRPPDAGGCLHADSDMGVLCPTGCTLQQTLINQERPIKNNIAELNKNIQSVSDTSSVTFQYLTLLKDMWKKKQAQVKDNENVINEYSSILEDQRLYIDETVNDNIPLNLRVLRSILEDLRSKIQKLESDISAQMEYCRTPCTVSCNIPVVSGKECEEIIRKGGETSEMYLIQPDTSIKPYRVYCDMKTENGGWTVIQNRQDGSVDFGRKWDPYKKGFGNIATNEDAKKYCGLPGEYWLGNDKISQLTRMGPTELLIEMEDWKGDKVKAHYGGFTVQNEASKYQISVNKYKGTAGNALMDGASQLVGENRTMTIHNGMFFSTYDRDNDGWVTADPRKQCSKEDGGGWWYNRCHAANPNGRYYWGGLYSWDMSKHGTDDGMVWMNWKGSWYSMRRISMKIRPFFPQQ from the exons ATGAGGCATCTATGGCTGCTGCTGTTGTGTGTTTTCTCAGTTCAAACCCAAGTTTCCAGTTTAGAGTACGATGATCcg TCCGCACAGGATGACTCAAAAGCCCGTGGCGCACAGGATGACTTAAAAGCCCGTGGTCATCGACCCGTtgacaggagaaaggaagagccTCCTAGCCTaagacctgcccctcctcctaTCAGTGGAGGGGGCTATCGAGCCCGACCAGCCAAGGTTGCTGCCAGCCAGAAGAAAGTGGAACGAAGACCCCCTGATGCAGGAGGCTGCCTTCATGCTGACTCAGACATG GGAGTGTTGTGTCCTACAGGATGTACATTGCAACAAACTTTGATAAACCAGGAAAGGCCAATCAAGAACAATATTGCCGAGTTAAATAAGAACATACAGTCTGTTTCTGACACCTCCTCCGTCACCTTTCAATACCTGACTCTGCTAAAAGACATGtggaaaaagaagcaagcacaagtTAAAG ataatgaaaatgtcataaatgAGTATTCCTCCATTCTGGAAGACCAGAGATTATATATTGACGAGACTGTAAATGATAATATCCCCCTTAATCTCCGTGTGCTCCGCTCAATCCTGGAGGACCTGAGaagcaaaatacaaaaattgGAATCTGACATCTCAGCACAAATGGAATACTGCCGCACTCCATGCACCGTCAGCTGCAACATCCCAGTGGTGTCTGGGAAAG AGTGTGAGGAGATCATTAGGAAGGGAGGTGAGACATCCGAAATGTATCTCATCCAGCCTGACACCTCCATCAAGCCGTACAGAGTATACTGcgacatgaaaacagaaaacgGAG GATGGACAGTCATACAGAACCGTCAGGATGGCAGTGTAGACTTTGGAAGGAAATGGGATCCATACAAAAAAGGATTTGGAAATATTGCAACCAATGAAGACGCGAAGAAGTACTGTGGCTTGCCAG GTGAATATTGGCTTGGGAATGATAAGATTAGCCAGCTCACCAGGATGGGACCCACAGAACTTCTCATCGAGATGGAGGACTGGAAAGGAGACAAGGTGAAGGCGCATTATGGAGGCTTCACGGTGCAGAACGAGGCCAGCAAGTACCAAATCTCAGTGAACAAGTACAAAGGGACTGCTGGAAATGCCCTCATGGATGGGGCCTCTCAGCTGGTGGGGGAGAACAGAACCATGACCATCCACAATGGCATGTTCTTCAGCACGTACGACAGGGACAACGACGGCTG GGTAACTGCGGATCCAAGAAAGCAGTGCTCCAAAGAAGATGGTGGAGGATGGTGGTACAACAGATGCCACGCGGCCAATCCGAATGGCAGATACTACTGGGGTGGCCTTTACAGCTGGGACATGTCCAAGCATGGCACAGATGATGGCATGGTGTGGATGAACTGGAAGGGATCGTGGTACTCAATGAGGAGGATATCTATGAAGATCAGGCCCTTCTTCCCACAGCAATAG
- the Fgb gene encoding fibrinogen beta chain isoform X3 codes for MISSHSAQDDSKARGAQDDLKARGHRPVDRRKEEPPSLRPAPPPISGGGYRARPAKVAASQKKVERRPPDAGGCLHADSDMGVLCPTGCTLQQTLINQERPIKNNIAELNKNIQSVSDTSSVTFQYLTLLKDMWKKKQAQVKDNENVINEYSSILEDQRLYIDETVNDNIPLNLRVLRSILEDLRSKIQKLESDISAQMEYCRTPCTVSCNIPVVSGKECEEIIRKGGETSEMYLIQPDTSIKPYRVYCDMKTENGGWTVIQNRQDGSVDFGRKWDPYKKGFGNIATNEDAKKYCGLPGEYWLGNDKISQLTRMGPTELLIEMEDWKGDKVKAHYGGFTVQNEASKYQISVNKYKGTAGNALMDGASQLVGENRTMTIHNGMFFSTYDRDNDGWVTADPRKQCSKEDGGGWWYNRCHAANPNGRYYWGGLYSWDMSKHGTDDGMVWMNWKGSWYSMRRISMKIRPFFPQQ; via the exons ATGATATCATCTCAT TCCGCACAGGATGACTCAAAAGCCCGTGGCGCACAGGATGACTTAAAAGCCCGTGGTCATCGACCCGTtgacaggagaaaggaagagccTCCTAGCCTaagacctgcccctcctcctaTCAGTGGAGGGGGCTATCGAGCCCGACCAGCCAAGGTTGCTGCCAGCCAGAAGAAAGTGGAACGAAGACCCCCTGATGCAGGAGGCTGCCTTCATGCTGACTCAGACATG GGAGTGTTGTGTCCTACAGGATGTACATTGCAACAAACTTTGATAAACCAGGAAAGGCCAATCAAGAACAATATTGCCGAGTTAAATAAGAACATACAGTCTGTTTCTGACACCTCCTCCGTCACCTTTCAATACCTGACTCTGCTAAAAGACATGtggaaaaagaagcaagcacaagtTAAAG ataatgaaaatgtcataaatgAGTATTCCTCCATTCTGGAAGACCAGAGATTATATATTGACGAGACTGTAAATGATAATATCCCCCTTAATCTCCGTGTGCTCCGCTCAATCCTGGAGGACCTGAGaagcaaaatacaaaaattgGAATCTGACATCTCAGCACAAATGGAATACTGCCGCACTCCATGCACCGTCAGCTGCAACATCCCAGTGGTGTCTGGGAAAG AGTGTGAGGAGATCATTAGGAAGGGAGGTGAGACATCCGAAATGTATCTCATCCAGCCTGACACCTCCATCAAGCCGTACAGAGTATACTGcgacatgaaaacagaaaacgGAG GATGGACAGTCATACAGAACCGTCAGGATGGCAGTGTAGACTTTGGAAGGAAATGGGATCCATACAAAAAAGGATTTGGAAATATTGCAACCAATGAAGACGCGAAGAAGTACTGTGGCTTGCCAG GTGAATATTGGCTTGGGAATGATAAGATTAGCCAGCTCACCAGGATGGGACCCACAGAACTTCTCATCGAGATGGAGGACTGGAAAGGAGACAAGGTGAAGGCGCATTATGGAGGCTTCACGGTGCAGAACGAGGCCAGCAAGTACCAAATCTCAGTGAACAAGTACAAAGGGACTGCTGGAAATGCCCTCATGGATGGGGCCTCTCAGCTGGTGGGGGAGAACAGAACCATGACCATCCACAATGGCATGTTCTTCAGCACGTACGACAGGGACAACGACGGCTG GGTAACTGCGGATCCAAGAAAGCAGTGCTCCAAAGAAGATGGTGGAGGATGGTGGTACAACAGATGCCACGCGGCCAATCCGAATGGCAGATACTACTGGGGTGGCCTTTACAGCTGGGACATGTCCAAGCATGGCACAGATGATGGCATGGTGTGGATGAACTGGAAGGGATCGTGGTACTCAATGAGGAGGATATCTATGAAGATCAGGCCCTTCTTCCCACAGCAATAG
- the Plrg1 gene encoding pleiotropic regulator 1 produces MVEEVQKHSVHTLVFRSLKRTHDMFVADNGKPVPLDEESHKRKMAIKLRNEYGPVLHMPTSKENPKEKGPQNAADSYPHKQYPANQGQDVEYLVTGTHPYPPGPGVALTADTKIQRMPSESAAQSLAVALPSQTRVDANRAASAGSEYRHPGASDRSQPTAMNSMIMETGNTKNSALMAKKAPTMPKPQWHPPWKLYRVISGHLGWVRCIAVEPGNQWFVTGSADRTIKIWDLASGKLKLSLTGHISTVRGVIVSTRSPYLFSCGEDKQVKCWDLEYNKVIRHYHGHLSAVYGLDLHPTLDVLVTCSRDSTARIWDVRTKASVHTLSGHTNAVATVRCQAAEPQIITGSHDTTIRLWDLVAGKTRVTLTNHKKSVRAVVLHPLLYTFASGSPDNIKQWKFPDGGFIQNLSGHNAIINTLAVNTDGVLVSGADNGTMHLWDWRTGYNFQRVHAAVQPGSLDSESGIFACAFDRSESRLLTAEADKTIKVYREDETATEETHPVSWKPEIIKRKRF; encoded by the exons ATGGTGGAG GAGGTACAGAAGCATTCTGTACACACACTGGTGTTCAGGTCATTGAAGAGGACCCATGACATGTTTGTGGCTGATAATGGGAAACCTGTGCCTTTGGATGAAGAGAG TCACAAGCGGAAAATGGCAATCAAGCTTCGCAATGAGTATGGTCCAGTGCTTCATATGCCTACTTCAAAAGAGAACCCTAAGGAGAAGGGACCTCAGAATGCAGCAGATTCTTATCCTCATAAGCAGTATCCTGCCAATCAAG gacaAGATGTTGAATATTTGGTGACAGGTACACATCCATATCCACCAGGACCTG GCGTTGCGTTGACTGCTGATACTAAGATCCAAAGAATGCCAAGTGAGTCCGCTGCACAGTCCTTAGCTGTGGCGTTACCGTCTCAGACCAG AGTTGATGCAAATCGTGCTGCCTCTGCTGGAAGTGAGTACCGACACCCAGGGGCCTCTGACCGTTCCCAGCCCACAGCAATGAATTCT ATGATTATGGAGACCGGCAATACCAAGAACTCTGCATTAATGGCTAAAAAAGCCCCTACAATGCCCAAGCCCCAGTGGCACCCACCGTGGAAACTCTACAGG GTTATCAGTGGGCATCTTGGCTGGGTTCGGTGTATCGCTGTGGAACCTGGAAATCAGTGGTTCGTTACCGGATCTGCTGACAGAACCATAAAG ATTTGGGACTTGGCTAGTGGCAAATTAAAGCTGTCATTGACTGGGCACATCAGTACAGTGCGTGGTGTGATCGTGAGCACGAGGAGCCCTTACTTGTTCTCTTGTGGAGAAGACAAACAAGTGAAGTGCTGGGATCTTGAATATAACAAG GTTATAAGGCACTATCATGGCCATCTCAGTGCAGTGTATGGTCTGGATTTGCACCCAACTTTGGATGTCCTGGTGACTTGTAGTAGAGATTCTACTGCTCGG ATCTGGGATGTGAGAACTAAAGCCAGTGTACACACTTTGTCTGGACACACAAATGCAGTTGCTACCGTGAGATGCCAGGCTGCAGAGCCACAGATCATTACTG GAAGTCATGATACCACAATACGATTATGGGATCTGGTAGCTGGAAAGACACGAGTGACATTGACAAATCATAAGAAATCAGTGAGGGCTGTGGTCTTACATCCGCTACT TTACACATTTGCGTCTGGTTCTCCAGATAACATAAAGCAGTGGAAATTCCCTGATGGAGGCTTCATTCAAAATCTCTCTGGTCACAATGCAATTATTAACACACTGGCAGTCAATACTGATGGAGTACTTGTATCTGGAG CTGACAATGGTACTATGCACCTTTGGGACTGGAGAACTGGCTATAATTTTCAGCGCGTTCATGCAGCTGTACAACCTGGGTCTTTGGACAGTGAATCAGGAATATTCGCTTGTGCTTTTGATCGGTCAGAAAGTCGGTTACTAACAGCTGAAGCTGATAAAACCATTAAAGTTTATAGAGAGGATGAGACAGCG ACAGAAGAAACTCACCCAGTCAGCTGGAAACCAGAAATTATCAAGAGGAAGAGATTCTAG